Proteins from a genomic interval of Chanos chanos chromosome 3, fChaCha1.1, whole genome shotgun sequence:
- the ppp1r3b gene encoding protein phosphatase 1 regulatory subunit 3B, with protein sequence MPLELAMPLFLPNEDFRNRKTPKFKGPLRPCLLKQLLPEELPEVNEVSAPASANGKAKKQVTFADHKGLALTMVKMYSEFDDLIDIPLNIQELFKSSLTLLEEESKLTLNFAQPSADYLLFRQRLESDKVCLEHCMLKDKAMTGTVKVKNLSFEKSVKVRVTFDTWKSYTDVECQYVKDTYMGSDRDTFSFEVNLPEQVPPHERIEFAVCYEANGVTHWDSNQGQNYRIIHSALKTCLQSDHSVGSQRNSSGDWGIHLDRYGSPRCSHGIFPEWPSYTAYEDIGPYY encoded by the coding sequence ATGCCGCTTGAACTGGCAATGCCGCTTTTTCTGCCAAACGAAGATTTCCGGAACCGAAAGACACCTAAATTTAAGGGGCCTCTGCGGCCTTGTCTGCTTAAGCAGCTACTGCCTGAAGAACTGCCAGAAGTCAATGAGGTGAGTGCACCTGCGAGTGCGAAtggaaaggcaaaaaaacaagtgaCTTTTGCTGACCATAAAGGCCTAGCCCTCACCATGGTAAAGATGTACTCAGAATTCGACGACCTCATTGACATCCCGCTCAACATCCAAGAGCTTTTTAAGTCGTCACTCACGCTCTTAGAGGAGGAGAGCAAGTTGACGCTTAACTTTGCTCAGCCGTCTGCAGACTACCTGTTGTTTCGTCAGCGTCTTGAAAGCGATAAAGTCTGCCTCGAGCACTGTATGCTTAAAGACAAGGCCATGACTGGTACAGTAAAGGTCAAAAACCTGTCCTTTGAGAAGTCTGTTAAAGTACGTGTCACATTTGACACATGGAAGAGCTATACAGATGTAGAGTGCCAGTATGTTAAAGATACTTACATGGGCTCTGATCGGGATACCTTCTCCTTTGAGGTTAATTTACCTGAACAAGTGCCACCACATGAGCGCATTGAATTTGCCGTTTGTTACGAGGCCAACGGTGTCACGCACTGGGACAGCAATCAAGGACAAAATTACAGAATCATCCATTCAGCGCTGAAGACCTGTTTGCAAAGTGACCATAGTGTTGGTTCTCAGCGAAACAGCTCTGGAGATTGGGGAATTCACTTGGACCGTTACGGCAGCCCAAGGTGCTCTCATGGGATCTTTCCGGAATGGCCAAGTTATACCGCATATGAGGATATTGGCCCTTACtactga